The Streptomyces luteogriseus genome includes a window with the following:
- a CDS encoding MbtH family protein, which translates to MTNPFDDTEGKFLVLMNEEEQYSLWPSFIEVPKGWRTVLDETDRNTCVDFIEKNWTDMRPKSLRDAMDTHA; encoded by the coding sequence GTGACGAACCCCTTTGACGACACCGAGGGAAAGTTCCTCGTCCTCATGAACGAGGAGGAACAGTACTCGCTGTGGCCCAGTTTCATCGAGGTGCCCAAGGGCTGGCGGACCGTGCTTGACGAGACAGACCGGAACACCTGTGTCGACTTCATCGAGAAGAACTGGACGGATATGCGGCCCAAATCCCTCCGGGACGCAATGGACACGCACGCCTGA
- the sbnA gene encoding 2,3-diaminopropionate biosynthesis protein SbnA encodes MPVISAPQEFYQDDLYVDLGAVLGMPLFLKCEGFNFTGSIKQKAAVEMVEAAERDGVIAPDSVLVESSSGNLGIALSVIAAAKGHRFVCVTDSRCNLAAKRLMTVLGATVHTVTEPDDEGGFLAARIRHVRGLCAADDRYVWLNQYENAANWRAHYRHTAPAVDRAFPDLDVLFVGAGTTGTLMGCARWYREHRPDVRIVAVDSVGSVAFGHPPGPRMIPGLGSGVRPPLLDEEFVDEVILVPERETVRMCHRLAGGGFVFGGSTGTVVSGARQWLDAKHRRTGLTCVAISPDMGERYLDTVYQENWVEGIYGREALGAGRPDPTVRQINRI; translated from the coding sequence GTGCCGGTCATCTCGGCGCCCCAGGAGTTCTACCAGGACGACTTGTACGTCGATCTCGGTGCCGTACTCGGAATGCCCCTGTTCCTCAAGTGTGAGGGCTTCAACTTCACCGGATCCATCAAACAGAAGGCCGCCGTGGAGATGGTGGAGGCCGCCGAACGGGACGGCGTCATCGCGCCGGACTCCGTCCTGGTCGAGTCCTCGTCGGGAAACCTCGGCATCGCGCTCAGCGTGATCGCCGCTGCCAAAGGCCACCGCTTCGTCTGCGTCACCGACTCCCGCTGCAACCTGGCGGCCAAGCGCCTCATGACGGTGCTCGGCGCCACGGTGCACACCGTCACCGAACCAGACGACGAAGGCGGATTCCTCGCCGCCCGCATCCGTCACGTGCGCGGCCTGTGCGCGGCGGACGACCGGTACGTGTGGCTCAACCAGTATGAGAACGCGGCCAATTGGCGAGCGCACTACCGGCACACCGCGCCGGCCGTCGACCGCGCCTTCCCGGACCTCGACGTGCTGTTCGTCGGGGCGGGCACCACGGGCACGCTGATGGGGTGCGCGCGCTGGTACCGGGAACACCGCCCGGACGTACGCATCGTGGCCGTGGACAGCGTGGGATCCGTGGCGTTCGGGCATCCGCCGGGGCCGCGCATGATTCCCGGGCTCGGCTCCGGTGTCCGACCGCCCCTGCTGGACGAGGAGTTCGTCGACGAGGTGATCCTCGTGCCGGAGCGGGAGACGGTGCGGATGTGCCATCGCCTCGCCGGGGGCGGATTCGTCTTCGGCGGGTCCACCGGCACCGTGGTCAGCGGCGCCAGACAGTGGCTCGATGCGAAGCACAGGCGCACCGGACTCACCTGCGTGGCGATCTCACCGGACATGGGCGAGCGCTATCTCGACACCGTCTACCAGGAGAACTGGGTGGAAGGGATCTACGGCCGCGAGGCGCTGGGGGCCGGGCGGCCGGATCCGACCGTGCGTCAGATCAACCGGATCTGA
- the sbnB gene encoding 2,3-diaminopropionate biosynthesis protein SbnB has protein sequence MPEQYATPSFSVISGAQVQHILDGRHREVVDLIEAAYRWHGEGQTVNPPSYFLRFPDRPSSRIIALPASVGGDVPTDGLKWISSFPANVERGIPRASAVLILNDHDTGYPLACLESSIISAARTAASAALAADRIAAARGGRPARIGFFGAGLIARYVHAYLAGTGWSFDEIGVHDLSPEHAAGFGDYLRRAGETGPVTMHDDAESLIRSSDLVVFATVAGTPHVTEPDWFAHNPLVLHLSLRDLAPEVVLAATNIVDDIDHCLKADTSPHLAEQGVGNREFIDGTLHDVLTGTLRPGTERPVVFSPFGLGVLDLVLGRHIYDTIAAAGELHVVDGFFHEMRRYG, from the coding sequence ATGCCCGAGCAGTACGCGACACCGTCGTTCTCCGTGATCTCCGGGGCCCAGGTGCAGCACATCCTCGACGGCCGGCACCGGGAGGTGGTCGACCTCATCGAGGCCGCCTACCGGTGGCACGGCGAAGGACAGACTGTGAACCCGCCCTCGTACTTCCTCCGCTTCCCCGACCGGCCGTCGTCCCGCATCATCGCCCTGCCCGCCTCGGTGGGCGGCGACGTCCCCACCGACGGCCTGAAGTGGATCTCCAGCTTCCCGGCGAACGTCGAGCGGGGCATCCCCCGGGCCTCCGCGGTCCTCATCCTCAACGACCACGACACCGGCTACCCGCTCGCCTGCCTGGAGAGCTCCATCATCAGCGCCGCGCGCACCGCGGCCTCCGCGGCGCTCGCCGCGGACCGGATCGCGGCGGCCCGCGGCGGCCGCCCCGCCCGGATCGGGTTTTTCGGCGCCGGCCTCATCGCCCGCTACGTCCACGCGTATCTGGCGGGCACGGGCTGGTCGTTCGACGAGATCGGCGTGCACGACCTCTCCCCGGAGCACGCCGCCGGGTTCGGGGACTATCTGCGCCGCGCCGGCGAGACCGGGCCGGTCACGATGCACGACGACGCCGAGTCGCTGATCCGCTCCTCGGACCTGGTGGTCTTCGCGACGGTGGCCGGGACACCGCACGTCACCGAACCCGACTGGTTCGCGCACAACCCGCTGGTGCTGCATCTGTCGCTGCGCGACCTGGCACCGGAGGTGGTGCTCGCGGCCACCAACATCGTCGACGACATCGACCACTGCCTCAAGGCCGACACCTCCCCGCACCTGGCCGAACAAGGCGTGGGCAACCGGGAGTTCATCGACGGAACGCTCCACGACGTCCTGACCGGCACACTGCGGCCGGGCACCGAACGACCCGTCGTATTCTCGCCGTTCGGCCTCGGGGTGCTCGACCTGGTGCTCGGCAGGCACATCTACGACACGATCGCGGCGGCCGGCGAACTGCACGTCGTCGACGGCTTCTTCCACGAGATGCGACGCTACGGCTGA